The following coding sequences lie in one Anguilla anguilla isolate fAngAng1 chromosome 14, fAngAng1.pri, whole genome shotgun sequence genomic window:
- the LOC118212158 gene encoding GRAM domain-containing protein 2B-like, giving the protein MVLITEPSTSFLTPQTTPEEVKSIKFAKKDVKTTQSNSDPENGGEDRAKRNGKPGTDPLPAPDTESDAPEVRRKPSLKRSKVIDQTPLLQNPSDTEAKAEGKKAQSSQSKTNGQYHKLFKEISKEELLKQSYTCALQKDMLFHGKLYVSDNWICFHSKVFGRGIKIVIPVLSVTLIKKTKTAILVPNALVIATADERHVFVSFLSRDTTYKFLKSVCPHLEAEKMGHDSKPSSTESSFRSERPASLQLDFSANFSDLDGVVRKRRQKLSESSSSGSQTPDYEKPAEFPPLPQKYVKAPKKGEVAVHADVHLQKGADPKHGPHRNGHVKPTAEPQRGTPPQPGALNSLLLLYLLLVCVLVLSSCYMAFKIMSLEERLSALGSLAEYPLNENGLHYRDQLDVGNAEIYGELSTNLLKLEKVQKNLRKLLEET; this is encoded by the exons ATGGTACTCATCACCGAGCCGTCGACGAGCTTTTTGACTCCACAAACTACGCCAGAAGAAGTCAAGTCGATTAAATTCGCCAAGAAAGACGTAAAAACGACACAGTCGAA TTCTGATCCAGAGAATGGCGGAGAGGATCGAGCTAAGAGAAACGGAAAACCGGGTACCGACCCGCTGCCAGCGCCGGACACCGAATCGGATGCTCCGGAGGTTCGGAGGAAGCCGTCACTTAAGAG gTCAAAGGTTATAGACCAGACGCCTCTGCTGCAAAATCCCAGTGATACTGAAGCCAAGGCGGAGGGGAAAAAGGCCCAGTCTAGCCAG TCCAAGACGAACGGCCAGTACCACAAGCTTTTCAAGGAGATCAGCAAAGAGGAACTGCTGAAACAGA GTTACACGTGCGCCTTGCAGAAGGACATGCTTTTTCACGGAAAGCTGTACGTCTCCGACAACTGGATCTGTTTCCATTCCAAAGTCTTCGGAAGGGGTATAAAG attGTGATTCCCGTGCTGTCTGTGACCCtgattaaaaaaaccaaaacagccattttGGTGCCAAACGCTCTGGTGATCGCCACAGCGGACGAGCGG CACGTGTTCGTGTCCTTCCTGTCCCGGGACACCACCTACAAGTTCCTGAAATCCGTCTGCCCTCACCTGGAG GCGGAGAAGATGGGACACGATTCGAAGCCGTCCTCCACAGAGAGCAGCTTCAGATCGGAACGGCCAGCGTCCCTGCAGCTG GACTTCTCAGCGAATTTCTCGGACCTGGACGGggtggtgaggaagaggaggcagaagCTGTCGGAGAGCAGCAGCTCCGGGTCCCAAACCCCCGATTACGAAAAACCTGCGG AGTTCCCGCCGCTCCCTCAGAAGTACGTCAAAGCGCCGAAGAAGGGCGAGGTGGCGGTGCACGCCGACGTTCACCTGCAGAAGGGCGCCGACCCCAAACACGGACCCCACCGCAACG GGCATGTCAAACCGACGGCAGAGCCACAGAGGGGGACCCCCCCGCAGCCGGGGGCGCTGaactcactgctgctgctgtacctGCTGCT tgtgtgtgtcctggtcCTGTCCTCATGTTACATGGCCTTCAAGATCATGTCCCTGGAGGAGCGCCTCTCCGCACTGGGCTCCCTGGCAGAGTACCCCCTTAACGA AAATGGTTTGCACTACAGAGACCAGCTGGACGTTGGCAATGCAGAAATATACGGAGAACTGTCCACAAACCTGCTGAAGCTGGAGAAG GTGCAGAAGAACCTTCGGAAGCTTCTGGAGGAGACCTGA
- the phax gene encoding phosphorylated adapter RNA export protein — protein MAAVNGDRMDDLEDGEISGSDSDSAMGVAGDERAQKPTVMAFSGHAFQSREPPRQTAPPVAAGYRSAVAGADSSASGSDSEEEAAVWKRKRQRCSDAPQAPPPSARRAPPLSAAQAPGRKVNNIWGSVVQEQSQEAVAAELGILGMEGEVSMSSRQCETYNYVLARKLMEKEREQEAAGAAAMLDSQLDDYMQRRGGENGDGDGGGEHKRKRPTKERLGPRAEMDFEGRYEITEDDSDDRVTDEIVHRLREPKKDLMERVVRTIGKKKAIELLAETATVEQNGGILTVDGSRRRTPGGVYLNLLKNTPSITGKQVKEIFYDENQRDYSSKKAAKKRRRHELCKKMKQAINALDLQEHDDGSRETFASDTNEALESLEDAAEPDPPQPPPDFALGTEDAAVVYNSSDLEVF, from the exons ATGGCGGCGGTCAATGGAGACAGGATGGATGATCTGGAAGATGGAGAAATTTCTGGGTCGGACTCAGATTCTGCAATGGGTGTGGCGGGAGATGAACGAGCTCAG AAACCCACAGTGATGGCTTTCTCAGGCCACGCCTTCCAGAGCCGGGAGCCCCCCCGGCAGACGGCCCCCCCGGTCGCCGCGGGTTACCGCAGCGCAGTGGCGGGGGCGGACTCCAGCGCCAGCGGCTCGGACTccgaggaggaggcggcggtgTGGAAGCGCAAGCGGCAGAGGTGTTCCGACGCtccgcaggccccgcccccctccgcccgccgggccccgcccctctccgcGGCCCAGGCGCCGGGCCGGAAGGTGAACAACATCTGGGGCTCGGTGGTGCAGGAGCAGAGCCAGGAGGCGGTGGCGGCGGAGCTGGGCATCCTGGGAATGGAGGGGGAGGTCAGCATGAGCAGCCGCCAGTGCGAGACCTACAACTACGTGCTGGCGCGCAAGCTGATGGAGAAGGAGCGGGAGCAGGAGGCCGCCGGcgcggcggccatgttggacAGCCAGCTGGACGACTACATGCAGCGGCGCGGGGGGGAgaacggggacggggacgggggcggggagCACAAGAGGAAGCGACCAACCAAAGAGCGGCTGGGTCCCAGGGCGGAGATGGACTTCGAGGGGCGATACGAGATCACGGAGGACGACTCGGACGACAGGGTGACGGACGAGATCGTGCACAG GTTAAGGGAGCCCAAAAAGGACCTGATGGAGCGGGTGGTGCGCACCATCGGAAAGAAGAAGGCCATCGAGCTGCTGGCGGAGACGGCGACCGTGGAGCAGAACGGCGGGATTCTCACGGTG GATGGCAGCAGGAGACGGACACCTGGAGGCGTGTACCTGAACCTGCTGAAGAACACGCCCAGCATCACCGGGAAGCAGGTCAAG GAAATCTTCTACGACGAGAACCAGAGGGATTACTCCAGCAAGAAGGCGgcgaagaagaggaggaggcacGAGCTGTGCAAGAAGATGAAGCAGGCCATCAACGCGCTGGACCTGCAGGAGCACGACGACGGCTCCCGCGAGACCTTCGCCAGCGACACCAACGAGGCGCTGGAGTCCCTGGAGGACGCGGCGGAGCCCGACCCGCCCCAGCCGCCGCCCGACTTCGCCCTCGGCACCGAGGACGCCGCCGTGGTCTACAACTCCAGCGACCTGGAGGTCTTCTGA
- the aldh7a1 gene encoding alpha-aminoadipic semialdehyde dehydrogenase, which produces MQRFIPLTIARHWALRKKLNTLCHRQTAAMSTLLINQPKYAWLKELGLQEENDGVYNGTWGGKGEVVTSHCPANNEPIARVRQATLAEYEETVQKAREAWKVWADIPAPKRGEIVRQIGDALRKKIKVLGSLVSLEMGKIYVEGVGEVQEYVDVCDYAVGLSRMIGGPILPSERPGHALIEQWNPVGVVGIITAFNFPVAVYGWNNALALACGNVCLWKGAPTTPLTSVAVTKIVAEVLEQNDLPGAICSMTCGGADIGSAMAKDERVDLVSFTGSTHVGKMVSLMVQERFGRQLLELGGNNAIIVFEDADLNLVVPSAVFAAVGTAGQRCTTTRRLMLHESVHDEVVQRIAKAYKQVRIGDPWDPSTLYGPLHTKQAVEQYKAAIEKAKQQGGTVVYGGQVMDRPGNYVEPTIVTGLAHDAAIVHTETFVPILYVLKFKTEEEAFAWNNEVKQGLSSSIFTKDMGRVFRWLGPKGSDCGIVNVNIPTSGAEIGGAFGGEKHTGGGRESGSDSWKQYMRRSTCTINYSKDLPLAQGIKFE; this is translated from the exons ATGCAGCGCTTTATTCCGTTGACCATAGCACGGCACTGGGCTCTACGGAAGAAGCTCAACACACTTTGCCATCGACAGACAGCGGCCATGTCTACACTCCTCATCAACCAGCCCAAGTACGCCTGGCTCAAAGAATTAGGGCTGCAGGAAGAGAATGACGGTGTCTACAACGGGACTTGGGGAGGAAAGGGAGAG GTCGTTACATCGCACTGCCCGGCTAACAACGAACCCATCGCCAGAGTCCGGCAG GCTACCCTGGCGGAATATGAAGAGACTGTTCAGAAGGCAAGGGAGGCCTGGAAGGTCTGGGCTGAC ATCCCAGCCCCGAAGCGAGGGGAGATCGTGAGACAGATTGGCGATGCTCTGAGGAAGAAGATCAAAGTCCTGGGGAGCTTG GTGTCCCTGGAGATGGGGAAGATCTACGTGGAGGGCGTGGGGGAGGTGCAGGAGTACGTGGACGTCTGCGACTACGCCGTGGGCCTGTCCCGCATGATCGGGGGTCCCATCCTGCCCTCCGAGA GGCCGGGCCACGCCCTGATCGAGCAGTGGAACCCCGTGGGCGTGGTGGGCATCATCACGGCCTTCAACTTCCCCGTGGCGGTGTACGGCTGGAACaacgccctcgccctcgcctgCGGCAACGTCTGCCTGTG gaaaggggcaCCCACCACTCCCCTTACCAGCGTGGCTGTGACAAA aatcGTGGCAGAGGTTCTGGAACAGAATGACCTTCCCGGTGCAATCTGCTCCATGACCTGTGGGGGCGCTGACATCGG CTCAGCGATGGCGAAGGACGAGCGGGTGGACCTGGTCTCCTTCACCGGCAGCACTCACGTGGGCAAGATGGTGTCTCTGATGGTGCAGGAGCGTTTCG GTCGTCAGCTGCTGGAGCTCGGTGGGAACAATGCTATTATAG TCTTCGAGGACGCAGACCTGAACCTCGTGGTGCCCTCTGCAGTCTTCGCTGCCGTGGGAACCGCCGGCCAGCGCTGCACCACCACCAGGAGGCTG ATGCTGCATGAAAGCGTTCACGATGAAGTGGTGCAGAGGATAGCCAAGGCCTACAAGCAGGTCCGCATCGGGGACCCCTGGGACC ccAGCACGCTGTACGGACCCCTCCACACCAAGCAGGCCGTGGAGCAGTACAAGGCGGCCATCGAGAAAGCCAAGCAGCAGGGAGGCACCGTGGTGTATGGGGGACAG GTGATGGATCGTCCCGGAAACTACGTGGAGCCCACCATCGTCACGGGCCTGGCGCACGACGCCGCCATCGTGCACACGGAGACCTTCGTGCCCATCCTCTACGTCCTCAAGTtcaag acagaggaggaggcCTTCGCCTGGAATAACGAGGTCAAGCAGGGGCTGTCCAGCAGCATCTTCACCAAGGACATGGGCCGGGTGTTCCGCTGGCTGGG ACCGAAGGGCTCGGACTGCGGCATCGTGAACGTGAACATTCCAACCAGCGGGGCAGAGATCGGAGGAGCGTTCG GGGGGGAGAAGCACACAGGAGGAGGTCGTGAGTCTGGGAGCGACTCCTGGAAGCAGTACATGAGGAGATCAACATG CACCATCAACTACAGCAAGGACCTCCCATTGGCCCAGGGAATCAAGTTTGAATGA